One window of Streptomyces sp. SUK 48 genomic DNA carries:
- a CDS encoding SsgA family sporulation/cell division regulator: protein METTIELPALARLVTADDQEIPVTATLRYTTGDPLAVFVDFPAEAALEGEDVSWTFARSLLDQGLRTPAGRGDVQIWPYGRTRTVLEFHSPFGLALLQFPTSTLRRFLVRTYEVVAAGQEDVAAVVERGLNALFGGV, encoded by the coding sequence ATGGAGACCACCATCGAACTGCCCGCCCTCGCCCGGCTCGTGACCGCCGACGACCAGGAGATCCCCGTCACGGCCACCCTGCGCTACACCACCGGTGACCCGCTCGCCGTCTTCGTCGACTTCCCGGCCGAGGCGGCGCTGGAGGGCGAGGACGTCAGCTGGACCTTCGCGCGCTCCCTGCTGGACCAGGGACTGCGCACCCCGGCCGGACGCGGCGATGTGCAGATCTGGCCCTACGGCCGCACCCGGACCGTACTGGAGTTCCACTCGCCCTTCGGCCTCGCCCTGCTCCAGTTCCCCACCTCGACCCTGCGCCGCTTCCTGGTGCGCACCTACGAGGTGGTCGCGGCCGGGCAGGAGGACGTGGCGGCGGTGGTGGAGCGCGGGCTGAACGCGCTGTTCGGAGGGGTGTGA
- a CDS encoding phospholipase C, phosphocholine-specific — protein MTPISRRGFVGLGASVAAGVALGATTRTTAAAATTATGTIKDVKHVVILMQENRSFDHYFGRLKGVRGFDDRSGITLGGKYSVFNQPNLLSRQYPWKLSATPSAAGKDGETLAQCNGDLPHSWSSQHSAWNKGRLDNWVLGVGNVRSLGYLDRSDIPFHYALADNYTICDAYFCSTLSATGPNRTYLWSGKVDSSSNDGGDESGLTWQTYAESLQAAGVSWKVYQNAADNYGDNACAYFSTFAGAKAGDPLYDRGMSSVPKVTGSTPDDIAAAIKADVQAGTLPQVSWVVANQAFSEHPYAPPGDGAHFVNLVYQALAADEDVFDSTVMFLNYDENDGYFDHVPPPSPPAGTAGEFLNGVPFGFGFRVPMIVISPWTRGGWVSSEVFEHTSVLRFLETWTAALGTPAKCSNISDWRRKVSGDLTGVFDFAHPVKGPVPLPATSVIGIDNCTSLPNPVPTDNALPAQEAGTRPARALPYQPGGYLDRLEFDAGGKTLAWFVMTNQGGPAARAAHFSIHPNAYRDTTPWQYTVDAGGTATDFFNIGSGYGDGKYDLSMVGPNRFLRRFQGDATKAGKSAEVSVRYAVEPGSGKLAVYFKMANSGSSAVKFTITSNHYRADGPWTYTVAAGASTEDFFNAVAYNNGWYDFTITVDSDTTWSRRFTGHLETGAASVSG, from the coding sequence ATGACACCGATCAGCCGAAGGGGCTTCGTGGGGCTGGGCGCATCCGTGGCGGCGGGAGTGGCGCTGGGCGCCACCACGCGCACCACCGCGGCGGCCGCCACCACGGCGACCGGCACGATCAAGGACGTCAAGCACGTGGTGATCCTGATGCAGGAGAACCGCAGCTTCGACCACTACTTCGGCCGCCTCAAGGGCGTGCGCGGCTTCGACGACCGCAGCGGCATCACCCTCGGCGGCAAGTACTCCGTCTTCAACCAGCCGAACCTGCTCTCCCGCCAGTACCCGTGGAAGCTCAGCGCCACCCCGTCGGCGGCCGGCAAGGACGGCGAGACCCTCGCGCAGTGCAACGGCGACCTGCCGCACTCCTGGTCCTCGCAGCACTCCGCCTGGAACAAGGGCCGCCTGGACAACTGGGTCCTGGGCGTCGGCAACGTCCGCTCGCTCGGCTACCTGGACCGCTCCGACATCCCCTTCCACTACGCGCTGGCCGACAACTACACCATCTGCGACGCCTACTTCTGCTCCACGCTGAGCGCCACCGGTCCCAACCGCACGTACCTGTGGAGCGGCAAGGTCGACTCCTCCAGCAACGACGGCGGCGACGAGTCCGGCCTCACCTGGCAGACCTACGCCGAGTCGCTCCAGGCGGCGGGGGTGAGCTGGAAGGTCTACCAGAACGCCGCGGACAACTACGGCGACAACGCCTGCGCCTACTTCAGCACGTTCGCGGGCGCCAAGGCCGGCGATCCGCTGTACGACCGCGGCATGTCCTCGGTGCCGAAGGTGACCGGTTCCACCCCGGACGACATCGCCGCCGCCATCAAGGCCGACGTCCAGGCGGGCACCCTCCCGCAGGTCTCCTGGGTGGTCGCCAACCAGGCGTTCTCCGAGCACCCCTACGCCCCGCCCGGCGACGGCGCCCACTTCGTCAACCTCGTCTACCAGGCCCTCGCCGCCGACGAGGACGTCTTCGACTCCACCGTGATGTTCCTCAACTACGACGAGAACGACGGCTACTTCGACCACGTGCCCCCGCCGTCCCCGCCCGCCGGCACGGCCGGCGAGTTCCTCAACGGGGTGCCGTTCGGCTTCGGCTTCCGGGTGCCGATGATCGTCATCTCGCCCTGGACGCGCGGCGGCTGGGTCTCCTCGGAGGTCTTCGAGCACACCTCGGTGCTGCGCTTCCTGGAGACCTGGACGGCCGCCCTCGGCACACCCGCGAAGTGCTCCAACATCAGCGACTGGCGACGCAAGGTGAGCGGCGACCTCACCGGCGTGTTCGACTTCGCCCACCCGGTCAAGGGCCCGGTGCCGCTGCCCGCGACCAGTGTCATCGGCATCGACAACTGCACGTCGCTGCCCAACCCCGTGCCGACCGACAACGCGCTGCCCGCACAGGAGGCCGGCACCCGCCCGGCCCGCGCGCTGCCGTACCAGCCGGGCGGCTATCTGGACCGCCTGGAGTTCGACGCGGGCGGCAAGACGCTCGCCTGGTTCGTGATGACCAACCAGGGCGGTCCGGCCGCCCGCGCGGCCCACTTCTCCATCCACCCCAACGCCTACCGGGACACCACCCCCTGGCAGTACACGGTGGACGCGGGCGGCACCGCCACCGACTTCTTCAACATCGGTTCGGGCTACGGCGACGGCAAGTACGACCTGTCGATGGTCGGCCCCAACCGCTTCCTGCGCCGCTTCCAGGGCGACGCCACCAAGGCGGGCAAGTCCGCCGAGGTGAGCGTCCGTTACGCCGTGGAGCCGGGCAGCGGGAAGCTCGCCGTCTACTTCAAGATGGCCAACTCCGGTTCTTCGGCGGTGAAGTTCACCATCACCTCCAACCACTACCGCGCGGACGGCCCCTGGACGTACACCGTCGCCGCGGGTGCCTCCACGGAGGACTTCTTCAACGCCGTCGCGTACAACAACGGCTGGTACGACTTCACGATCACCGTGGACTCCGACACGACCTGGTCGCGCCGGTTCACCGGGCACCTGGAGACGGGCGCCGCCAGCGTCAGCGGCTGA
- a CDS encoding SpoIIE family protein phosphatase — protein sequence MPSPVSADRPAAQPPGPDPVEALITRARQLKGDVDAVRRDVRCDDTDPEERWQRALYDLALHQLSDLDAHLAQLRDGPAPLPPAVEPSEPTEPAEAHTVRPAPAGAPRGALLSRVGSAEWNLLTDEASWSGELYRILGRDPALPALTLDELPSLVVEADRPKLTGMVTDCLIDGRPIDGEFRVRRPDGSVRSVHMMGEPVLGADGGTVSMWAVLRDVSALRRSRRTVHETHDSLRRHRQREQTEHRVATELQEAVLPPWRGSLRPPHQGPRTLDLAAYRLPADGGTPIGGDWYDALELADGETLLSVGDLTGHGVAVASGMATLLGAVRGMAMTGTQPGQLLSLLNQLLDATVQPALGSAVCARYRPTTRTLVWGQAGHPAPLLFRDGTGCALDAPEGVLLGATSGAVYGQAEVILVPGDLLLLHTEGLVPGHSRTAAADRLLGLAPRFDDARDAQDCVRALVEEFGGTGRVDDACVLVARVTA from the coding sequence ATGCCGTCACCGGTCTCCGCGGACCGCCCCGCCGCCCAGCCGCCCGGGCCCGACCCGGTCGAGGCGCTGATCACGCGGGCGCGGCAGCTCAAGGGCGACGTGGACGCGGTGCGGCGGGACGTCCGCTGCGACGACACGGACCCCGAGGAACGCTGGCAGCGCGCTCTGTACGACCTGGCACTGCACCAACTCAGCGACCTGGACGCCCACTTGGCCCAGCTGCGCGACGGACCCGCGCCCCTGCCCCCGGCCGTCGAGCCCTCGGAGCCCACGGAGCCCGCCGAGGCGCACACCGTCCGCCCGGCCCCCGCCGGCGCCCCGCGCGGCGCGCTGCTCAGCCGGGTCGGCAGCGCGGAGTGGAACCTCCTCACCGACGAGGCGTCCTGGTCCGGGGAGCTGTACCGGATCCTCGGCCGCGACCCCGCCCTGCCCGCCCTCACCCTGGACGAACTGCCCTCGCTGGTCGTGGAGGCGGACCGGCCGAAACTGACCGGGATGGTCACGGACTGCCTGATCGACGGCCGCCCGATCGACGGCGAGTTCCGGGTGCGCCGCCCCGACGGCTCCGTGCGCAGCGTGCACATGATGGGCGAGCCGGTGCTCGGCGCCGACGGCGGCACCGTCTCGATGTGGGCCGTGCTGCGCGATGTCAGCGCGCTGCGCCGCAGCCGGCGCACGGTGCACGAGACGCATGACTCGCTCCGCCGGCACCGCCAGCGGGAGCAGACCGAGCACCGGGTCGCCACCGAACTCCAGGAGGCCGTGCTGCCGCCCTGGCGCGGCTCCCTGCGCCCCCCGCACCAGGGCCCGCGCACCCTGGACCTCGCCGCGTACCGGCTGCCCGCCGACGGCGGGACACCGATCGGCGGGGACTGGTACGACGCCCTGGAGCTGGCCGACGGCGAGACCCTGCTCAGCGTCGGCGACCTCACCGGGCACGGGGTGGCCGTCGCCTCCGGCATGGCCACCCTGCTCGGCGCGGTGCGCGGCATGGCGATGACCGGCACCCAGCCCGGTCAACTCCTCTCCCTGCTCAATCAGTTACTGGACGCCACGGTGCAGCCTGCCCTCGGCAGCGCCGTCTGCGCCCGCTACCGGCCCACCACCCGGACCCTGGTCTGGGGCCAGGCCGGACACCCCGCCCCGCTGCTGTTCCGGGACGGGACGGGGTGCGCGCTCGACGCTCCCGAGGGGGTGCTGCTCGGCGCCACCTCGGGTGCCGTCTACGGGCAGGCCGAGGTGATCCTCGTACCGGGCGACCTGCTCCTGCTGCACACCGAGGGACTGGTACCCGGGCACAGCCGGACGGCGGCCGCGGACCGGTTGCTGGGACTCGCCCCACGCTTCGACGACGCCCGGGACGCGCAGGACTGCGTGCGGGCGCTCGTGGAGGAGTTCGGCGGGACCGGGCGGGTGGACGACGCGTGTGTGCTCGTCGCCAGGGTCACGGCCTGA
- a CDS encoding chemotaxis protein, whose product MEHALSPATLAELRRPRPYPAVSVLTPTHRRGAGSDQDPVRLRNVLAEARKRLEADPAVTRERRADVDAQLDRALAEVDLAHAEDGLVIFAAPGEHQVWSLARSVPERVVLADTFLTRNLVAAQAAERPFWVLSVSADQVTLWSGGADRVVKDHTGGFPLTRSRPNFDAERQERIGDLPSTFQDEGTRQFLREADTAMAAVLREEPRPLYVTGERAALSLLDEAGTVARDAVHVGHGGLAHSGPEAVWQAIRPVLRAEESKGAHSVVEELTSARGHRTFAAGLDELWLSAREGRVRLLAVEDGYRAVVRDDGDHLVPADSGDLDARDDIVDEIVEQCLETGADVRFVPDGTLGEEDGIAGVLRF is encoded by the coding sequence ATGGAGCACGCACTGAGTCCCGCAACCCTTGCCGAACTGCGGCGTCCGCGGCCCTATCCGGCGGTGTCGGTGCTGACCCCGACACACCGCCGCGGAGCCGGCAGCGACCAGGATCCGGTCCGGCTGCGCAATGTGCTGGCCGAGGCCCGCAAGCGCCTGGAGGCCGATCCGGCCGTGACCCGGGAGCGGCGGGCGGACGTGGACGCCCAGCTCGACCGGGCGCTCGCCGAGGTGGATCTCGCGCATGCCGAGGACGGTCTGGTGATCTTCGCGGCGCCGGGCGAGCACCAGGTCTGGTCGCTGGCCCGCAGCGTTCCCGAGCGCGTGGTGCTCGCGGACACCTTCCTCACCCGCAATCTGGTCGCCGCGCAGGCGGCCGAGCGGCCCTTCTGGGTGCTCTCGGTCTCGGCCGACCAGGTCACCCTGTGGAGCGGCGGCGCGGACCGGGTGGTGAAGGACCACACCGGGGGCTTCCCGCTGACCCGCAGCCGGCCGAACTTCGACGCCGAGCGGCAGGAGCGCATCGGCGATCTGCCGAGCACCTTCCAGGACGAGGGCACCCGCCAGTTCCTGCGCGAGGCGGACACCGCGATGGCCGCCGTCCTGCGCGAGGAGCCCCGCCCGCTGTACGTCACCGGCGAACGCGCGGCGCTCTCCCTGCTGGACGAGGCCGGCACGGTCGCCAGGGACGCGGTGCACGTGGGGCACGGCGGGCTCGCCCACTCCGGTCCCGAGGCGGTGTGGCAGGCCATCCGGCCGGTCCTTCGGGCGGAGGAGTCCAAGGGCGCCCACTCCGTCGTCGAGGAGCTGACCTCGGCCCGCGGCCACCGCACCTTCGCGGCGGGCCTGGACGAGCTGTGGCTCAGCGCCCGGGAGGGCCGGGTGCGGCTGCTCGCCGTGGAGGACGGCTACCGGGCCGTGGTCCGCGACGACGGCGACCACCTGGTGCCGGCCGACTCCGGCGATCTGGACGCCCGCGACGACATCGTGGACGAGATCGTGGAGCAGTGCCTGGAGACCGGCGCCGACGTCCGCTTCGTGCCGGACGGCACGCTGGGCGAGGAGGACGGGATCGCCGGAGTACTGCGGTTCTGA
- a CDS encoding serine hydrolase domain-containing protein, with translation MSADEQRKRSAAGARGARDSAGWRLDRARWQARLDQLCAEHHVPGASLAVLAHGTVHAWASGVLHRGTGVETTTDSVFQMGSIAKIYTATLVMRLVESGRLALDAPVTDVLPEFSAGGPEATRMITIRRLLSHTSGLTCDFNHDSGRGDDCLAKYVEAAKDVALDCPPGSAISYSSVGYNVLGRIVEVVTGKTWDEALKDLLLTPLGLTHTMTLPEEALRFRAAMGHLGEPGQDPAPAPQWDMMPRSAGPYGRVIATAGDLVRLARMHLAGGVAEDGTRVLLEETVALMRRRVVDCPDKWTVSSDGWGLGWTLYDWNGVEGYGHDGASIGQYGYLRVVPSAGVAVALLTNGGGAREVYAALYRELLADLAGVTMPGSLTPPAAPPVVDWAPLVGTYRREGVVITVTEKDGAGHALYEFVDGMKDLSKPLPIDLLPVTPTAFAGTGVGSAFSTDYTPVIFSSLPDGTRCVYIGMRCAPRVG, from the coding sequence ATGAGTGCTGACGAACAGCGGAAGCGGAGTGCCGCAGGGGCGCGGGGGGCCCGGGACTCGGCCGGGTGGAGGCTGGATCGCGCCCGGTGGCAGGCCCGCCTCGACCAGCTCTGCGCCGAGCACCACGTGCCGGGCGCGTCCTTGGCCGTCCTCGCCCACGGGACCGTCCACGCATGGGCGAGCGGCGTCCTGCACCGGGGCACGGGCGTGGAGACGACGACCGATTCCGTCTTCCAGATGGGCTCGATAGCCAAGATCTACACGGCCACCCTGGTGATGCGGCTCGTCGAGTCCGGCCGGCTCGCCCTGGACGCCCCGGTCACGGACGTGCTGCCGGAGTTCTCGGCCGGTGGCCCCGAAGCGACCAGGATGATCACCATTCGCCGGCTGCTCAGCCACACGAGCGGGCTCACCTGCGACTTCAATCACGACAGCGGGCGCGGCGACGACTGCCTCGCCAAGTACGTCGAGGCCGCGAAGGACGTGGCGCTGGACTGCCCGCCCGGCAGCGCGATCTCGTACAGCAGCGTCGGCTACAACGTGCTCGGCCGGATCGTCGAGGTGGTGACCGGCAAGACGTGGGACGAAGCGCTCAAGGACCTGCTGCTGACCCCGCTCGGCCTCACCCACACCATGACCCTGCCCGAAGAGGCGCTGCGCTTCCGCGCGGCCATGGGGCATCTGGGCGAGCCGGGCCAGGATCCGGCACCGGCACCGCAATGGGACATGATGCCGCGATCGGCGGGCCCGTACGGCAGGGTCATCGCCACTGCGGGCGACCTCGTCCGGCTCGCGCGCATGCACCTCGCCGGCGGCGTGGCCGAGGACGGCACCCGCGTGCTCCTGGAAGAGACAGTCGCCCTGATGCGACGCCGGGTGGTGGACTGCCCCGACAAGTGGACCGTCAGCTCGGACGGCTGGGGTCTGGGCTGGACTCTGTACGACTGGAACGGCGTCGAGGGCTACGGCCACGACGGTGCCTCCATCGGGCAGTACGGCTATCTGCGCGTGGTGCCGTCGGCCGGTGTCGCCGTCGCGCTGCTCACCAACGGCGGCGGTGCGCGCGAGGTGTACGCGGCGCTCTACCGCGAGCTGCTCGCCGACCTGGCGGGCGTGACCATGCCCGGGTCCCTCACCCCGCCGGCCGCGCCCCCCGTGGTGGACTGGGCCCCGCTCGTCGGCACGTACCGGCGCGAGGGTGTGGTCATCACGGTGACCGAGAAGGACGGTGCCGGGCACGCGCTCTACGAGTTCGTCGACGGCATGAAGGACCTCTCGAAGCCCCTGCCGATCGACCTCTTGCCGGTCACGCCGACGGCCTTTGCCGGCACGGGCGTGGGTTCGGCCTTCAGCACGGACTACACACCGGTGATCTTCTCCAGCCTGCCCGACGGCACACGCTGCGTCTATATCGGCATGCGCTGCGCCCCCAGGGTCGGCTGA
- a CDS encoding TetR/AcrR family transcriptional regulator C-terminal domain-containing protein, whose amino-acid sequence MSADAKPITSVWTRPHRPQREKLTREQIVTATVELLDAEGAEALSMRRLGTCLKAGATSLYRHVANRDELIQLAVDDVFGEMDPPAAATRGTWRTAVTRAAVDLRAMVLRHPWVGPELGQVGLLHVGPNAVRMTSGLLAQFEAAGFPAGEEDMAAGALMSYVVGIATSEAAYLSLIDRSGVPERAWLSDHSPDFGEETDPRQVREDRFAYGLDRILDGLAGRLAPGDDRGPRPTGR is encoded by the coding sequence ATGTCTGCCGACGCGAAGCCGATCACCTCGGTGTGGACACGTCCGCATCGCCCGCAGCGGGAGAAGCTGACCCGGGAGCAGATCGTGACCGCGACGGTGGAGCTGCTGGACGCGGAGGGTGCCGAGGCGCTCAGCATGCGCAGACTCGGGACCTGTCTGAAGGCCGGGGCCACTTCCCTCTACCGGCATGTGGCCAATCGGGACGAGCTGATCCAGCTGGCCGTGGACGACGTGTTCGGCGAGATGGACCCGCCGGCCGCCGCCACCCGCGGGACCTGGCGCACGGCGGTCACCCGCGCCGCCGTCGACCTGCGGGCCATGGTCCTGCGCCACCCGTGGGTCGGCCCCGAACTCGGCCAGGTCGGCCTTCTCCACGTCGGCCCGAACGCCGTCCGCATGACCTCGGGCCTCCTCGCGCAGTTCGAGGCGGCCGGTTTCCCCGCGGGTGAGGAGGACATGGCCGCGGGGGCACTCATGTCCTACGTGGTCGGGATCGCCACCAGCGAGGCCGCGTATCTCTCACTGATCGACCGAAGTGGTGTCCCCGAGCGCGCGTGGCTGTCGGACCACAGCCCGGACTTCGGCGAGGAGACGGACCCGCGGCAGGTGCGCGAGGACCGCTTCGCCTATGGACTCGACCGAATCCTCGACGGCCTCGCCGGCCGGCTCGCGCCAGGCGATGACCGTGGTCCTCGCCCCACCGGCCGGTGA